One Pseudorasbora parva isolate DD20220531a chromosome 4, ASM2467924v1, whole genome shotgun sequence genomic region harbors:
- the tmsb4x gene encoding thymosin beta-4 — MSDKPNLDEVTAFDKSKLKKTETQEKNPLPSKETIEQEKQAAS, encoded by the exons ATGTCTGACAAACCAAACCTGGATGAGGTCACAGCCTTCGACAAAAGCAAGCTGAAGAAGACCGAGACCCAGGAGAAAAACCCACTGCCATCTAAAGAAA ccattgaacaggagaagcaggcGGCCTCGTGA